The window TGAAGAGCCCCGCTTCCGACGGCCGGTTTCTGCACAAGGACGGCACGCCCTATTCGGGATGACGCCCAAGCCCTCACATGGCTGCGCCGCGCCGCCAGTCGCTGACGGTGAGCCATAGCGCCGAGACCAGGAAGTAGAGCGCGCCGACCGCGACATAGCCCGCGACATTCGCGATCGATGGAACCGCAGGCGTTGTGGCTTGAAAGATGAAGAAGCCGCCTGCAAGCGCCGACTGGGCTCCGCTGAGCACCATGGCCCATTGCGCGCCAAAACTTTTCCAGCGCCGGATGGCCGTCCCCAGCTGAAGCAATCCGGATAGGATTGCCCATGCACCGAAGATTCCGAGCACCCGGTTCATGTTCGTCTGCAAGGCGACAATCACCGCAATTGTGGTCGCCAGGCTAGCCAGGACGTTCAGTGCCTGCGTGCGATTTTGATGGAGGCCGCCGCTGCGCAAGGCGTCGAGGAAATTGGCCGCGGCGTCCCATGCCGGATAGAGCACGAGCAAGGCGCCCGCGATCGCCGGAGACGACGGCGCGATGGCAAACGCAGCTACCACCCAGGCAACGGAGAATGCCACGCGGAGGAAGTAGTATTGTTTGAGCCATTGCTCGCGATCGTTGCGAACGAGGTTCACTTGATAGTCAGCCATTGTCTTCACTCCTTTACCTACTAGTTGGTAGCTTTCGACAGCAAGACGCCTTCCACCCCCGATGCCTCCGGGATGCCGTTGTGGTCTCGCCGATGTCTCTCAGTGCTTCGTGGACAGCCGCTCCAGCAGCGGCGCGGTAATCACACCGAACATTTTGGGATCACCATAGGCGCGCGCCGACAGCATCGCGCCGTGAATGGTCGCCATGAATCCCTCAGCCTCGATCCTGGCCGTGCCGGAAAGTTTGAGCTGCCCCTTCCGCTTGCCGCGTTCCATCACCGAATTCAGCCAAGATGCGAGGAAACGGAAGTGCGCACGCACTTCGAGCGCCACCTCCTCCGGCAGGATCGGAAGCTCGCTGGCCAGCATCGCGCACACGCAGAAGGGCGCCGTCGCATCGGTGATGCACGCCTCCCAATAGGCAACGTAATTTTCGAGCTGCGCGCGCGGGTCCGCGATATTGCGCTCGAGCGCGGACAGTCCCGCCTCCGCTTCCTCGCGGTAGCGCGCCACGAGGGTGCGAACCAAATCGACCTTGCTGGCGAAATGGTGGTGGATGCTCGGCTTGCGGATGCCGACGACTTCGGCCACGTCGGCATAGCTGAAGCCGTTGTAGCCGCCCGCGATGATCAAGGAGCGCGCGCAGGCCAGAATGTCGTCGGCGGTCGAGGAAACGTTGGTCATGACGTTAGCTACCTTCCAGTTGGTAGGTCGTCAAGAACGGGATGCTTCAACCATCCGTGAGTGGTAGGAGCCTGCATGACCATTTGCCCGATCGTCCGCTATCCCGACCGCCGCCTCGCGATCCCGGCCCGCCCCGTCACCGCATTCGACGATGGCCTGCGCAAGCTTGCGAGCGACCTGCTGGACACGATGCGCGCCGCGCCCGGCATCGGCATCACGGCGCCGCATATCGGCCTGCCCTTGCGCGTCGTCGTGCTCGAGCTCGACGCCACCAATGGCGCGCGCACCTACGTCAACCCGGAGATCATATGGGCCTCAGACGAGATGATCATGCACCGCGAGGGCAGCGTCTCGATGCCCGGCGTCAACGACGAGGTGCAGCGCCACGCGCGCGTGCGGATCAGCTACAGGGATCTCGACGGCAACACGCAAAGCGAGGAATCGGACGGCCTGCGCGCCGTCTGCCACCAACACGAGATCGATCAGCTCGACGGCATGTTCTGGATCCAGCGGCTGTCGCGGCTGAAGCGGGAGCGGCTGGTCAAGAAGTTCGAGAAGATGGCGCGGGATTGAGCGAGACACCGCAGCGGAAGAGCGTGACCGCTTTCACTTGCGTGCCTTTCCCTATGATGCGAGGAACGCGCGCGCACCGGCCGCAGGGCAACGTCGGAGCTCCGCGACAGCGAGGACAAGCAGGTGACCCGCTCCCCCACCATGATCGCGTCATGCGCCTGCGGCCGCGTCAAACTCGGGGCGTTCGGCCGGCCGATCGTTAGCGCGGCCTGCTATTGCGACGACTGCCGGACGGCGGCCGATCAGATCGAAGCTCTCCCCAATGCCAGCGCCGTGCGCGATCCCGACGGCGGCACGGCCTACATCCTCTATCGAAAAGACCGCTTCGAATGCTCTGAGGGAGCTGAACTGCTGAGGCCGTACAAGCTCAAGGAGACTTCTCCAACCAACAGGGTTGTCGCGACCTGTTGCAATTCGGCAATGTTCGTGAATTTCGATCGAGGCCCGCACTGGGTCTCGGCCTACCGCGCGCGATTTCGCGGAGAACTCCCGCCCCTCCAGCACCGGATTTGCACAAAGTTCAAGCCGGACGGCGTCGTCCTTCCCGACGACGTTCCAAGCCACCGAAGCTATCCTTCAGGCCTCATCGTGAAGCTTCTCGCATCGCGCATCGCAATAGCGCTGGGGCGATAGGTCAGAGGGCACCGAGTTTGTAGTTCATG is drawn from Bradyrhizobium diazoefficiens and contains these coding sequences:
- a CDS encoding DUF308 domain-containing protein, yielding MADYQVNLVRNDREQWLKQYYFLRVAFSVAWVVAAFAIAPSSPAIAGALLVLYPAWDAAANFLDALRSGGLHQNRTQALNVLASLATTIAVIVALQTNMNRVLGIFGAWAILSGLLQLGTAIRRWKSFGAQWAMVLSGAQSALAGGFFIFQATTPAVPSIANVAGYVAVGALYFLVSALWLTVSDWRRGAAM
- a CDS encoding TetR/AcrR family transcriptional regulator, with the protein product MTNVSSTADDILACARSLIIAGGYNGFSYADVAEVVGIRKPSIHHHFASKVDLVRTLVARYREEAEAGLSALERNIADPRAQLENYVAYWEACITDATAPFCVCAMLASELPILPEEVALEVRAHFRFLASWLNSVMERGKRKGQLKLSGTARIEAEGFMATIHGAMLSARAYGDPKMFGVITAPLLERLSTKH
- a CDS encoding peptide deformylase codes for the protein MTICPIVRYPDRRLAIPARPVTAFDDGLRKLASDLLDTMRAAPGIGITAPHIGLPLRVVVLELDATNGARTYVNPEIIWASDEMIMHREGSVSMPGVNDEVQRHARVRISYRDLDGNTQSEESDGLRAVCHQHEIDQLDGMFWIQRLSRLKRERLVKKFEKMARD
- a CDS encoding GFA family protein encodes the protein MTRSPTMIASCACGRVKLGAFGRPIVSAACYCDDCRTAADQIEALPNASAVRDPDGGTAYILYRKDRFECSEGAELLRPYKLKETSPTNRVVATCCNSAMFVNFDRGPHWVSAYRARFRGELPPLQHRICTKFKPDGVVLPDDVPSHRSYPSGLIVKLLASRIAIALGR